In a single window of the Acetivibrio clariflavus DSM 19732 genome:
- a CDS encoding polymorphic toxin-type HINT domain-containing protein: MYTKDGHKRIEDIKVGDQVYSVNVDTGEKGLKTVKQLFVNETYEIIHIYVGYSQIKSTAPHPFWVEGKGWVEAGNLLEGDKVKLYSGEVLEIKEIRRERLEEPVKTYNFEVEDWHTYLVSESKVLVHNAGNKKCPIPTGNYKSNTGVSNVAEIAGPNGKSITREYDELVYGGRYSKKAETRLKHKVTLPENEVVTENGVRIDHKYRSNDHGDPVHLHVEGGGPVSHIGPRGKPLKGYSLTPRQKKVIENNMDKITKTIKQIKRWIKRT, encoded by the coding sequence GTGTATACAAAAGACGGACATAAACGGATAGAAGACATAAAGGTTGGAGACCAAGTATATTCAGTAAATGTCGATACAGGCGAAAAAGGACTAAAAACGGTTAAGCAACTATTTGTAAATGAGACATATGAAATAATTCATATATATGTAGGATATTCACAGATAAAATCTACCGCACCACATCCGTTCTGGGTTGAAGGAAAAGGTTGGGTAGAAGCAGGGAATCTTCTAGAGGGAGATAAAGTAAAGCTCTACTCAGGAGAAGTACTTGAAATAAAAGAAATTCGCCGTGAGAGACTGGAAGAGCCTGTAAAGACTTATAACTTCGAGGTAGAAGACTGGCACACATACTTGGTATCAGAGAGTAAGGTTCTGGTACATAATGCTGGTAATAAAAAGTGTCCTATTCCTACAGGAAATTATAAATCTAATACGGGAGTTAGTAATGTTGCTGAGATTGCAGGACCTAATGGAAAGTCCATAACTAGAGAATATGATGAGCTAGTATATGGTGGACGTTATAGTAAGAAAGCTGAAACTAGATTGAAGCACAAAGTAACTTTGCCAGAAAATGAAGTGGTTACTGAAAATGGAGTAAGAATTGATCATAAATATAGATCAAACGATCATGGCGATCCAGTGCACTTACATGTTGAAGGTGGAGGACCTGTATCTCATATAGGCCCACGTGGAAAGCCACTTAAAGGTTATTCATTAACGCCTAGACAGAAGAAAGTTATAGAAAATAATATGGACAAGATAACTAAAACTATAAAACAAATAAAAAGATGGATAAAGCGTACGTAA
- a CDS encoding TIGR04540 family protein translates to MVQKRYKKYEIDILRNPKTVKLLAEQIKAASDAYISKQMNEKVFQELILLYATYHGKKLFSASGSLNPTVINRIGKKRCEVVELMLRDFQLSIT, encoded by the coding sequence ATGGTACAAAAAAGGTACAAAAAGTACGAAATCGATATATTAAGAAACCCAAAAACCGTAAAGCTCCTGGCAGAACAAATTAAAGCTGCCAGTGATGCTTACATATCAAAACAAATGAATGAAAAAGTCTTTCAAGAACTCATTCTACTCTATGCCACTTATCATGGCAAAAAGTTATTCTCTGCATCAGGCAGCCTCAACCCAACGGTCATCAACCGTATAGGTAAAAAACGTTGTGAAGTCGTAGAATTAATGCTTAGAGATTTTCAGTTATCTATAACCTAA
- a CDS encoding IS481 family transposase — MLSDEVRNAIALKRFSLISPILNGQVDNRKEYYAQISSLPIEMPHYGIKKYLPKTIETWYCDYMRGGLEALKPGYRSDKGSSRKIDLKLAEKILEIKKAYPKAPNTIIYDKLIEEGILKEGQISLTTLYRFLNFSKCKSLHEAEEEKEIKRFAHQYINELWYGDLMYGPYIQDGRKKKPTYLLAYIDDASRLVLHGEFYYTQNLEALRHLFKEAVLKRGIPSILYTDNGKIYRSQQFEFMCANTGCTLIHSKPFVAHTRGKIERFFLTVRKRFLSSLDMNNIKSLEDLNLRFWKWLDEDYHKKPHSSLNGLTPLDFFMSQVTRVKLCTDPAQLEEKFLLRIKRKINHDGTFPINNILYETDIKFPGLRVEIRYDPQWLDIPFMPVFIYHEGKKIGEALQVNFNDNAHMKRRGRPEKPGLTVDLENNEVSVVFIDSPKSKQTISFKSIMEGEK, encoded by the coding sequence ATGTTAAGCGATGAAGTAAGAAATGCCATTGCATTAAAAAGATTTTCACTGATAAGTCCAATACTGAATGGACAGGTGGATAATCGCAAGGAGTATTATGCCCAAATTTCATCTTTGCCTATAGAAATGCCGCACTACGGCATAAAGAAATATTTGCCCAAAACAATAGAAACATGGTACTGTGATTATATGCGTGGAGGACTGGAAGCATTAAAACCCGGATATCGGAGTGATAAAGGAAGTTCCAGAAAAATAGATTTGAAACTTGCTGAAAAGATCCTTGAGATAAAAAAGGCATACCCTAAGGCACCCAATACAATCATCTATGACAAACTGATAGAAGAAGGCATACTAAAAGAAGGACAGATATCACTCACAACACTGTACAGGTTTTTAAATTTTTCAAAATGTAAAAGCCTTCATGAAGCCGAAGAGGAGAAAGAGATTAAAAGATTTGCACATCAGTACATAAATGAGCTGTGGTATGGCGATTTAATGTATGGGCCTTACATACAGGATGGCAGAAAGAAAAAGCCCACTTATCTGTTGGCATATATAGATGATGCTTCAAGGCTTGTACTCCATGGTGAATTTTACTATACGCAAAACCTGGAGGCATTAAGGCATTTGTTTAAAGAAGCAGTGCTGAAAAGAGGCATTCCTTCCATACTCTATACAGATAACGGCAAGATTTATCGTTCACAGCAGTTTGAATTCATGTGTGCAAACACAGGCTGCACTCTTATCCATTCCAAACCCTTTGTTGCTCACACTCGGGGCAAGATAGAAAGATTCTTTTTAACCGTCAGGAAAAGATTTTTATCTTCACTTGATATGAACAATATCAAGAGCTTGGAAGACTTGAATTTAAGATTTTGGAAATGGCTTGATGAGGATTATCATAAGAAACCCCATTCATCCCTCAACGGATTAACTCCATTAGATTTCTTCATGTCACAGGTCACAAGGGTAAAACTCTGTACCGACCCTGCGCAGCTGGAAGAGAAGTTCCTTCTGCGTATAAAACGAAAGATTAACCATGACGGTACATTTCCCATAAACAATATATTGTATGAAACTGATATTAAATTTCCAGGGTTAAGAGTTGAGATAAGATACGACCCTCAATGGCTTGATATACCTTTTATGCCGGTATTCATATATCATGAAGGCAAAAAAATCGGCGAAGCTTTGCAGGTTAATTTCAATGACAATGCTCATATGAAACGAAGAGGCAGACCTGAAAAACCCGGACTGACAGTAGATTTGGAAAATAACGAAGTATCTGTAGTATTTATCGACTCCCCAAAATCAAAACAAACCATTTCCTTTAAATCAATCATGGAGGGTGAGAAATAG